A window from Candidatus Tanganyikabacteria bacterium encodes these proteins:
- a CDS encoding DUF4259 domain-containing protein: MSARKRIRTGTVFAVPLNSGRYAIGLIVRGPKAHGVLGYFFEDVFESVPTLDQVGDLAPARAVWIAIFGDGGIFKGEWPTLGLLRGFRTADWPFPWLYLDNDVGGYFKQRFSEDDPCDEIERVRVSKEEVAGLFPGWLYGYVSLQKKLSQVLGQDAPKEPIAAAENTAKSAWGILPFDNDDAMDWLGDLAEADAAATEVATALRAVVDATGYLDAPDAECGLAAAEVVAAARAGMPEGIASSAGEYLKKWLRRHKKELLGIPGIDGLAIQAVDRILGDESELRDSWDETDHAEAWRTRVTSLRDRLGAGR; encoded by the coding sequence ATGTCCGCTAGAAAGCGCATCCGTACCGGCACCGTCTTCGCGGTGCCCCTGAATTCGGGGAGATACGCGATCGGCCTGATCGTGCGCGGGCCCAAGGCCCATGGCGTATTGGGCTATTTCTTCGAGGATGTCTTCGAGTCCGTGCCGACGCTCGATCAGGTTGGAGACCTGGCCCCTGCGCGTGCCGTCTGGATCGCGATCTTCGGCGACGGCGGGATCTTCAAGGGCGAGTGGCCGACCCTGGGCCTTCTTCGCGGGTTCAGGACCGCCGACTGGCCCTTTCCATGGTTGTACCTGGATAATGACGTGGGGGGCTACTTCAAGCAAAGGTTTTCCGAGGACGATCCATGTGATGAAATCGAGCGTGTCCGGGTGAGCAAGGAAGAAGTAGCGGGCCTCTTCCCAGGGTGGCTGTATGGCTATGTATCTCTGCAGAAAAAGCTTTCCCAGGTCCTGGGACAGGATGCGCCGAAGGAGCCCATCGCCGCCGCGGAAAACACCGCAAAGAGCGCCTGGGGAATCCTCCCTTTCGATAACGACGACGCCATGGACTGGCTCGGCGACCTCGCCGAGGCGGATGCGGCGGCCACCGAAGTGGCCACGGCCTTGCGCGCCGTGGTCGATGCCACTGGCTACCTGGACGCTCCGGATGCCGAGTGCGGCCTGGCGGCCGCCGAAGTCGTGGCAGCGGCAAGGGCGGGCATGCCCGAAGGGATCGCCTCGTCGGCGGGCGAGTACCTGAAGAAGTGGTTGCGGAGACACAAGAAGGAGTTGCTCGGGATCCCGGGTATCGATGGCCTGGCCATCCAGGCGGTCGATCGGATCCTGGGAGACGAATCGGAACTGCGGGATTCGTGGGACGAGACCGACCACGCCGAAGCCTGGCGTACCCGGGTGACTTCCTTGCGGGACCGCCTCGGGGCCGGCCGGTGA